The DNA region ttaaaaggaaaaaaaagtacCACTTCAAAAAACAAAGCAGGCAACTACATGCTAAAAACTAGAGGCAGAGAACTAAACCAGTTTTGGCAGCTGGAAATGGCAGGATAACATATTGTAGCTGTGAAGACGTGTGTAGATGTCGGGGAGGAAGATACACAACTCTCCTACTGCAGCCGCTGGGCCCCACTGTACATGGACGTTCCACATCTCAAGACcgcaaaaaaaattaaataaatggcTATATAAACTCTTGAGAGAAATCAAGATTTTAGTTCTATATGATAGACATCACTGATGTCATATTacacaaaaaatgaaaacaaagtatattcatatacatatatatagatatatatatatatatatatatataatagaatTTAAACAAATTGGATTCTCCAGTGAGTTCAGTCTTATGTACAAGCAAGATAAGGGGTTTCAAAAGAAGAGCAAGGGAGGAAGATCACTCCGATTGAAGTGCTGCAGTGTGCTGTGTGTGATGCCGTGCATGTGCTCCCAGAAACCCGTTGGGCTCGCCGTTGCCAGCCAAGCTCCCAAAGTCTGTGACGGATACTGCCATTTTGGCCCCTGTGATTCGATGGTGGTGCGTCGTTGTCCGTCGCGCCTCGAAGTCAACTCCAAGGTTACCCACAGACACGTCATTGATAAAGGAGTCAGGCAGCGCCAACTTGAGTCTCTTTGAGGGCCGCTCGCAGTCCTTGTTGCCGCACCCTCCTCCTAGCTGGCCCAGGTCAGTGTGGTAGAAGCCGGCGTCAAGCATGTTGAGGCAGTCGGTGTCTGCACCGTTGGAAGGGAACCCGAGGGATTCGTCGTGGTTAAGGGACCCACGATGAAGACTTTCCAATGGCGGGAAGCTGTAGGAGTCGAGACAGCTCACCTCGGCAGGGCTGCACACTGTGGCTACACTGTTACTCAAAGCTGCAAGGAGACAGGCCACTCAATTAACACTCAAGAAGTGGAAGACATTTTGCAAgaaacacattgactcctgAAAAACGTTATCTTACAAAGGAGGAAAATTAATACAATAGTTTCAAGTATTTCTAGCTTCTGAAGCTTGTCCCATGACTGACCTGTGAGGTCGCTGGCAGTGATGGAGTTGAGCAGGCTCAGCTGGTCGGTGGTCGTCTCcagtcttcctcctccaccagctcccgAACACACTGAGGAGGAACTGTCCACTGCCAGTCCTTCCGCTTCATCCACCAGCCGGTCCATCAGGTCACTGAACACAAGACAACATTTATCAAAACAAGCTCCTTGACAGTGAGTCTCACACAGTATGACATGCATACAAGTAGTCTTGGTCTCAAAATACGAAAGAGAAATTACCTATGCAACATATGATATGTAATGAGTTGAGGGGTTACATTCATATTCCAAAGTGcccaaaaaaatacaacaaataaatacaatatgttCACTTTGCTTAATACCTTATGACAGACCACCATCTCTCTAAATAAATATCCATCCACTGTTATATTTTCCATACGGTTTACAACCTAGAGTCTTTGGGTCCATTGGTCCAAAGTAGGTGGCTGAGGTAGGGGGAGCATCCCCCATCTTTCTGAGAAATTAGTTTATCATAATTAGATTTGTATAATCAAGAAGAGTTAGTACTCAGAATGACGCCCAAGTACCTAAAGACCTTTTTGGCCATCTGAATTTCGTCTCTCCGTCTCACTGTTTGGGGTTTGTCTCCTGTGATCACCATTGCTTCAGACTTCCCCTCATGACCTTGTACCCTGAGATTTCCCTCAGTTCCTCAGACATCGCATGAGAGCAGTGTTTTTTCAAAGCTCATTGTATTAAACATAGACACAAATATGAACCTAACACAGATGGGTGTCTTCCCCTGTCACTTACGTTACACCGGGATAGCTgctgtattttttctttccaaaccgattctgctgcacaaagaAGTCGAAGCGCTCCGACTTCTTCCACATGTAATAAAACGCCACACATTCTGCTACAGTTCGTGTTGGGACCTAAGGGGGGAAAggaaatcattaaaaaaggaaTGAGATACTCTCACAGCTTTATATGCAGCGAAATGCATTAAGAAAATCGGTAAGTAAATCAAActcactttgtgtttctgtatgAGGTGGAAATTTTTGTCATACATCTGTAGTGCATGTTCAAAGTTCTTGCATTCATCTTCTGACCAGGGAGGAGATTTTCCTGAAAGGAAACCAGAAAACCAATTATATATTGATGCACAATCTCATGATGCAAAACAAAAGATTAAGAACATCAGGAAAATTATAGTCAATCTATATTAGCCCAAAACTGTCTTTTTATATAAAGAAAAACTAGGTTACCAAAGTCTTCCTCGTGATGTTTGAGGATCAACATGCTTTTGATGTATAACACACAAAGTGCACgtgttttacatatttatatcttgcatttctatttattataattcttggtctgtatatttgtatgtatatatttcaaTTCTTGGGTTGGAGCAACTAACAAAATCCAAGGTCCCCCCTGGGGCTCAATCAAGTATCTTATGATCATCATTGCAAAATCAAACGTCAAAGAATGAGGAGGTAAAAACTGTTTCATGGGACTGAAGGATTTCCAAGTAGTCTTCCAGTGGGATGAGATGTTCCTATTGTTATAAAAAGGTtgccaattaaaaatgttacAAATTCATTTGCGGACCCATTGCCATGGACCTTATACGTATTATATTCAGGAGTGCACAATCTCAATAAGAATATCAATAAACCAGAGATTAAAAGATTAATGAGTGTTAGACACAAGTACTACAGGGGATTTGTGTCATATTTAACtttcattatttaaatattaagtgtattttatttggatgtaattttttcattttccttgaTGTGTGCTTTATCAAGATGGTAAAGATTATGCAATAGAAATCCGTTCTGAATTCTCGCTCCATCTCAGCTCATGTGTGACAGAAAAATCCTGTCAAATAATCATTGGATGAGTCTGATGCTTGCTGTGGACATTTATAAACTAAAGGTAACGAGTGAGCCTAGAAAACTCACTAAACTTCAACAAGTGGTCACTCAAATCTACTTTTGTTGTCATCTACCCAGTACAATGTTGAAGTTAAGTGATGCAGGTTATTTTCCCTCGATGGAAGCTTATGTTCTGTTTATAATCtattatgtgtttaaatatcatTAGGAGAAAACTTTTTAGCCGATGCATTTATAGTAAACAACTATATAATTGCCACAGGACCCtagaaaatatttttctgtGATTTAAGTTTGCCTGGCTGGTACAACAAATCTACATAAGACAAATTAAACCACCATTTTCTTCTCTTACCTTTCGAGGACTTAATGCGGCTGCAGTATCTCTCTGATGCTTCGCGGGTGCTGTAGTTACACTTGATTAGCTCATGCAAGGCCTATGAGGAAAGAGTGGAGTGGTCAAAACCGGAATATTGTGTGTACCTTAGAAATAAATTATTTGCAGAACTCAGAAATCAACTTTAAGCAGGACATGGTAACTGGCTTAACGATAAAACGATGTCTACACTCACATACATTGTGTATCTGCTCATCACTAAGGTTAAACATGAAAGGTTTGATAATGACATGACTGACCTGCTCATTGTCTCGAACGTGCATCCCTGGTTTGTCAAATCCTATCTTTTCATCTGTTGTTCGTGACAACACTTCAGACAGAAAACCCCTGACCTTGTTTTCAGCCATTGTACCTGGGCTCCACAATaactcatcttcatcatcataaaCTGCAAAAGAAAGTACATCACAGGGACATTAGTCACATTGTGTTGTCACATTAAACAACATATAAGGCGTAAGCTCTAGAAACAGAAATGCGGAAGTTACCTTTCTCCCCATCTTTGTAGTGACAGAGGCAATAAGGAACCTCTGCTTGGTACTGTGTTCCCACCATTATTTCCTTTAAtagaaagacaaaaacattatatttgaaCCTACAACTAAACTGGTACAGAATCCGCATGAAAGATGTAGTTAACTTAGCCCTAAGGATATTCAAACAATACTTTGGTTTATTGGTTGGTTTGGATggaaaattaataattaatccCGTTTAATTTATGTAActgaatatgtgttttttttgactGTATAAAAATGTTCTGAATAATCTGAACTGAACTATGTAATTTCAGATTTCATGGATAAATGTGTTTCAAGTTGAAAAGTGTTGTTTACCTTTCTGGAGTCTTCTGGGCT from Limanda limanda chromosome 5, fLimLim1.1, whole genome shotgun sequence includes:
- the mier3b gene encoding mesoderm induction early response protein 3, which produces MAEASLGSSSPVGSLSSEDHDFDPTAEMLVHEYDDERTLEEEESLDGGRNFRSEIADLEKEGTMPLEELLAIYRYEASAGSSIDSSSGDLTDELPDMTLDKEEIAKDLLSGDYEEETQSSADDLTPSVTSHEATDFFPRTLRSNAISDGDKESECDEDGPSPEDSRKEIMVGTQYQAEVPYCLCHYKDGEKVYDDEDELLWSPGTMAENKVRGFLSEVLSRTTDEKIGFDKPGMHVRDNEQALHELIKCNYSTREASERYCSRIKSSKGKSPPWSEDECKNFEHALQMYDKNFHLIQKHKVPTRTVAECVAFYYMWKKSERFDFFVQQNRFGKKKYSSYPGVTDLMDRLVDEAEGLAVDSSSSVCSGAGGGGRLETTTDQLSLLNSITASDLTALSNSVATVCSPAEVSCLDSYSFPPLESLHRGSLNHDESLGFPSNGADTDCLNMLDAGFYHTDLGQLGGGCGNKDCERPSKRLKLALPDSFINDVSVGNLGVDFEARRTTTHHHRITGAKMAVSVTDFGSLAGNGEPNGFLGAHARHHTQHTAALQSE